A DNA window from Hordeum vulgare subsp. vulgare chromosome 1H, MorexV3_pseudomolecules_assembly, whole genome shotgun sequence contains the following coding sequences:
- the LOC123430282 gene encoding uncharacterized protein LOC123430282: MGENSESIQASLAILLTKIEAMDTRFSNLGKQLAATQENVDEIRHRRAEAGAKPTGSGVTEQGTSSASRPAPRLANLQPPLLEVPDGQSAGQVFTTAPPSPVEPVLGQEPPPEPRHDPRSAREHVPEHRRMLVQDRDRAHFIKPPKHHFPRFTGSYRNIVPRWTCSTLVASI, translated from the exons ATGGGAGAGAACTCTGAGAGTATTCAGGCGTCGCTGGCCATCCTTCTCACCAAGATCGAAGCCATGGATACGAGGTTTTCCAATTTGGGCAAACAGCTTGCGGCAACACAGGAGAATGTCGATGAGATTCGTCACAGGCGAGCGGAGGCAGGGGCTAAACCGACGGGATCGGGAGTCACGGAGCAGGGCACTTCATCGGCCAGCCGCCCCGCTCCACGACTTGCGAATCTGCAGCCGCCCCTCCTCGAGGTGCCGGATGGACAGTCGGCGGGTCAGGTTTTCACCACAGCGCCCCCATCacctgtggagcctgttcttgggcAGGAgccaccaccggaaccacgccatGATCCTAGGTCGGCGCGTGAGCACGTTCCAGAGCACCGTCGGATGTTGGTACAGGATCGAGACcgtgcccacttcatcaagccacCTAAGCACCATTTTCCACGATTCACTG GTTCCTACCGCAACATTGTACCTCGATGGACATGCAGCACTTTGGTGGCAAGCATTTAA
- the LOC123430265 gene encoding uncharacterized protein LOC123430265 isoform X1, with protein sequence MAEAEECERQKTGRRRRRRGRRKGDGSDPVEVLGEEVIGLVMELLDARSVARCTAVSRAWYEVAADNRLWAPKCAELMAGKAHIPRLTMIRTASKLSTYSMAIMDGKRNRITREDLCDHAWEYHFTIAAPEYWRNLDPSWKHTGPPMRRYFHHDGYHSADPHDAVWGGHECEYTIITSFVGDGRIRDHYVRINRWPPMKVSRKEDWSWELSNHLYRYNSIPDAEKEGCTGPLFPVW encoded by the exons ATGGCGGAGGCGGAGGAGTGTGAGAGGCAGAagacggggaggaggaggcggcggcggggcaggaGGAAGGGCGACGGCAGCGACCCCGTGGAGGTGCTGGGGGAGGAGGTGATTGGGCTGGTGATGGAGCTCCTGGACGCGCGCAGCGTCGCACGATGCACGGCGGTCTCCCGCGCCTGGTACGAGGTCGCCGCCGACAACCGACTCTGGGCACCCAAG TGTGCTGAACTGATGGCCGGAAAGGCACATATTCCTCGTCTGACAATGATCCGTACTGCATCAAAATTGTCTACCTATTCAATGGCCATCATGGATGGCAAACGG AATCGGATCACAAGAGAGGATCTCTGTGATCATGCATGGGAATATCATTTCACTATT GCAGCACCAGAGTACTGGAGAAATCTCGATCCGTCCTGGAAGCACACTGGTCCACCAATGCGACGATACTTCCACCATGATGGTTACCACAGTGCAGACCCTCATGACGCTGTCTGGGGTGGCCATGAGTGCGAATACACGATCATAACAAGCTTTGTCGGTGATGGAAGAATCAGGGATCATTATGTGAGGATCAACCGGTGGCCACCGATGAAAGTGTCGAGAAAGGAGGATTGGAGCTGGGAGCTATCCAACCACCTATACCGCTACAACAGCATCCCTGATGCTGAAAAGGAAGGATGTACAGGTCCGCTGTTCCCAGTTTGGTGA
- the LOC123430265 gene encoding uncharacterized protein LOC123430265 isoform X2 encodes MAEAEECERQKTGRRRRRRGRRKGDGSDPVEVLGEEVIGLVMELLDARSVARCTAVSRAWYEVAADNRLWAPKCAELMAGKAHIPRLTMIRTASKLSTYSMAIMDGKRAAPEYWRNLDPSWKHTGPPMRRYFHHDGYHSADPHDAVWGGHECEYTIITSFVGDGRIRDHYVRINRWPPMKVSRKEDWSWELSNHLYRYNSIPDAEKEGCTGPLFPVW; translated from the exons ATGGCGGAGGCGGAGGAGTGTGAGAGGCAGAagacggggaggaggaggcggcggcggggcaggaGGAAGGGCGACGGCAGCGACCCCGTGGAGGTGCTGGGGGAGGAGGTGATTGGGCTGGTGATGGAGCTCCTGGACGCGCGCAGCGTCGCACGATGCACGGCGGTCTCCCGCGCCTGGTACGAGGTCGCCGCCGACAACCGACTCTGGGCACCCAAG TGTGCTGAACTGATGGCCGGAAAGGCACATATTCCTCGTCTGACAATGATCCGTACTGCATCAAAATTGTCTACCTATTCAATGGCCATCATGGATGGCAAACGG GCAGCACCAGAGTACTGGAGAAATCTCGATCCGTCCTGGAAGCACACTGGTCCACCAATGCGACGATACTTCCACCATGATGGTTACCACAGTGCAGACCCTCATGACGCTGTCTGGGGTGGCCATGAGTGCGAATACACGATCATAACAAGCTTTGTCGGTGATGGAAGAATCAGGGATCATTATGTGAGGATCAACCGGTGGCCACCGATGAAAGTGTCGAGAAAGGAGGATTGGAGCTGGGAGCTATCCAACCACCTATACCGCTACAACAGCATCCCTGATGCTGAAAAGGAAGGATGTACAGGTCCGCTGTTCCCAGTTTGGTGA